From a single Mycolicibacterium mengxianglii genomic region:
- a CDS encoding DUF885 domain-containing protein, translating to MEPDTLIREYLLLGLRFDRIEEGYVDSYTGDQALRQVVANEPAPDPAQLARQAQRLLDVLPQVPFDGSFTAARADYLGAHLRALACAGRKFAGEPVGFVDEVRDYFDVTITKGDPDRYRDAHAKLDAALGGTGPLADRMQAYRSGEEIPPERLGECIEAFSSALRDRVRAEFPLAARETVKYEIVTDKPWSGFNYYEGDHRSTVAVNADVKLQMSSLPRLVAHESYPGHHTEHCRKEAGLVEKQGQLEQTIFLVNTPQCLMAEGLADLALYAAVGPGWGTWAAEIYADLGLQFDAERAEAISEASAALADVRQDAALMLHDEHRDVDEVAAFLQRWLLVNDERARQSLRFLSSPLWRAYTSTYVEGYRLLRGWLDDRPAEMSLTRQFARLLDEPLIPSSLRAA from the coding sequence GGCCTGCGCTTCGACCGCATCGAGGAGGGATACGTCGATTCCTACACCGGAGACCAGGCGTTGCGCCAGGTAGTGGCCAATGAGCCGGCCCCGGATCCGGCTCAGCTCGCCCGGCAGGCGCAGCGGTTGCTCGACGTGCTGCCGCAGGTTCCCTTCGACGGTTCGTTCACCGCGGCGCGCGCCGACTACCTGGGCGCTCACCTGCGGGCGTTGGCCTGCGCGGGTCGCAAATTCGCCGGGGAGCCAGTCGGATTCGTCGACGAAGTGCGCGACTATTTCGACGTCACCATCACCAAAGGTGACCCGGACCGCTACCGGGACGCCCACGCCAAGCTGGACGCCGCACTCGGGGGAACCGGACCACTGGCCGACCGGATGCAGGCCTACCGTTCGGGCGAGGAAATCCCGCCCGAGCGTCTCGGTGAGTGCATCGAAGCGTTCTCCAGCGCGCTGCGCGACCGGGTCCGTGCCGAATTTCCCCTCGCCGCCCGCGAGACGGTGAAGTACGAGATCGTCACCGACAAACCGTGGTCGGGGTTCAATTACTACGAGGGTGACCACCGGTCCACAGTGGCCGTCAACGCCGACGTCAAACTGCAGATGTCCAGCCTGCCCCGGCTGGTCGCCCACGAGTCCTACCCGGGACACCACACCGAGCACTGCCGCAAAGAGGCGGGCCTGGTCGAAAAGCAGGGCCAGCTGGAGCAGACGATCTTCCTGGTGAACACCCCGCAGTGCCTGATGGCCGAGGGATTGGCCGATCTGGCGCTCTACGCAGCGGTCGGCCCGGGCTGGGGGACCTGGGCTGCGGAGATCTACGCCGATCTGGGGCTGCAGTTCGACGCCGAGCGGGCCGAGGCGATCTCCGAGGCCTCCGCTGCGTTGGCCGACGTTCGGCAGGATGCGGCCTTGATGCTGCACGACGAGCATCGCGACGTCGACGAGGTGGCGGCCTTCCTGCAACGCTGGCTTCTGGTCAACGACGAGCGCGCCCGTCAGTCCTTGCGGTTCCTGTCGTCACCGCTCTGGCGCGCTTACACCAGCACGTATGTCGAGGGCTATCGGCTGTTGCGGGGGTGGCTGGACGACCGGCCGGCCGAGATGAGCCTGACCCGGCAGTTCGCCAGGCTGCTCGACGAGCCGCTGATCCCGTCCAGCCTGCGTGCGGCCTGA
- a CDS encoding glycine hydroxymethyltransferase, which produces MTAESSLAGSTEAYVAPGAEYAATASEAYQAALRVIEAVEPRVADATRKELADQRDSLKLIASENYASPAVLLTMGTWFSDKYAEGTVGHRFYAACQNVDTVEALAAEHARELFGAPYAYVQPHSGIDANLVAYWAILATRVEAPGLAELGAKHVNDLSEADWETLRGKLGNQRLLGMSLDTGGHLTHGFRPNISGKMFHQRQYGTNPETGLLDYDVVAAAAREFKPLVLVAGYSAYPRRINFAKMREIADEVGATLMVDMAHFAGLVAGKVFTGDEDPVPFAHVTTTTTHKSLRGPRGGMVLATEEFSGAVDKGCPMVLGGPLSHVMAAKAVALAEARQPEFREYAQRIADNAKALADGFLKRGARLVTGGTDNHIVLLDVTSFGLTGRQAESALLDSGVVTNRNAIPADPNGAWYTSGIRFGTPALTTRGFGADDFDRVAELVVEVLSNTQPAAGPSGPSKAKYNLAEGTAARVQAAASELLAANPLYPGLTL; this is translated from the coding sequence ATGACTGCCGAGTCTTCACTTGCTGGATCGACCGAGGCCTACGTAGCGCCAGGGGCCGAATACGCCGCCACCGCCAGTGAGGCGTACCAGGCGGCCCTGCGGGTCATCGAGGCGGTCGAACCGCGCGTTGCCGACGCGACTCGTAAAGAGCTTGCCGATCAACGTGATTCGCTGAAACTGATCGCCAGTGAGAACTACGCCTCGCCCGCGGTACTGCTGACGATGGGGACTTGGTTCTCCGACAAGTACGCCGAGGGCACCGTCGGGCACCGGTTCTACGCGGCCTGCCAGAACGTCGACACCGTGGAGGCCCTGGCCGCCGAGCATGCTCGCGAGCTGTTCGGCGCCCCCTACGCCTACGTCCAGCCGCACTCCGGTATCGACGCCAACCTCGTCGCCTACTGGGCCATCCTGGCCACCCGCGTCGAAGCCCCCGGCCTGGCCGAACTCGGCGCCAAGCACGTCAACGACCTGTCCGAGGCCGACTGGGAGACGCTGCGCGGCAAGCTGGGCAACCAGCGGCTGCTGGGAATGTCGCTGGACACCGGCGGCCATCTGACACACGGTTTCCGGCCCAACATCTCGGGCAAGATGTTCCACCAGCGCCAGTACGGTACGAACCCGGAAACCGGGCTGCTCGACTACGACGTGGTGGCTGCCGCCGCCCGCGAGTTCAAGCCGCTGGTACTGGTCGCCGGTTACTCGGCCTACCCGCGCCGGATCAACTTCGCCAAGATGCGTGAGATCGCCGACGAGGTGGGCGCCACGCTGATGGTCGACATGGCGCACTTCGCCGGTCTGGTGGCGGGCAAGGTCTTCACCGGCGACGAGGATCCCGTGCCGTTCGCCCACGTCACCACCACCACGACGCACAAGTCGCTGCGAGGTCCGCGCGGCGGCATGGTGCTGGCCACCGAGGAGTTCTCCGGCGCCGTCGACAAGGGCTGCCCGATGGTTCTGGGCGGCCCGCTGTCGCACGTGATGGCCGCCAAGGCCGTCGCGCTGGCCGAAGCCCGCCAGCCCGAATTCCGCGAGTACGCCCAACGCATCGCCGACAATGCCAAGGCGCTGGCGGACGGTTTCCTCAAGCGCGGGGCCCGCCTGGTCACCGGCGGCACCGACAACCACATCGTGCTGCTGGACGTGACGTCGTTCGGGCTGACCGGCCGCCAAGCCGAGTCGGCCCTGCTGGATTCCGGCGTCGTCACCAACCGCAACGCCATTCCCGCCGACCCCAACGGTGCCTGGTACACCAGCGGCATCCGGTTCGGCACTCCCGCGCTGACCACCCGCGGGTTCGGCGCCGACGACTTCGATCGGGTGGCCGAGTTGGTGGTGGAGGTGCTGTCGAACACCCAGCCCGCCGCCGGCCCGTCCGGACCGTCCAAAGCGAAGTACAACCTGGCCGAGGGCACTGCGGCACGGGTGCAGGCTGCGGCGTCGGAGTTGCTCGCCGCCAACCCGCTGTACCCGGGGCTGACTCTCTGA
- a CDS encoding acyl-ACP desaturase has translation MAVTPVANALTLEIEPVVAENYRRHIETAEEWFAHDYVPFDQGKDFAFLGGTDWDPSEVTLPQPVVDALEILLITKDNLAAYHRELVEHFILEWKWGRWIGRWTAEEHLHAIVLRNYLVVTRNFDPAANEDVRVAHVMKGYRADQFTQIETLVFMALFERAHAVFCRRLAEQIDEPVLKSLVDKIAIDEERHELFYTNLVRWCLDYDNAEAIKAVVARAAAFEVIGADIDAYADKVSAVAEAGIFGPDQLRQVISEEIVALGLADEPQLASYVVR, from the coding sequence ATGGCTGTTACCCCCGTTGCGAATGCGCTGACGCTGGAGATCGAGCCGGTCGTTGCCGAGAACTACCGGCGGCATATCGAGACTGCCGAAGAGTGGTTCGCGCACGACTACGTGCCCTTTGACCAGGGGAAGGACTTCGCCTTCCTCGGCGGCACCGACTGGGACCCGTCCGAGGTGACGCTGCCCCAGCCCGTCGTCGACGCGCTGGAAATTCTGCTGATCACCAAGGACAACCTCGCCGCCTACCACCGCGAGCTCGTCGAGCATTTCATCCTGGAATGGAAGTGGGGTCGCTGGATCGGGCGCTGGACCGCCGAGGAGCACCTGCACGCGATAGTGCTGCGCAACTACCTCGTCGTGACCCGCAACTTCGATCCGGCCGCCAATGAGGACGTGCGCGTCGCGCATGTCATGAAGGGCTACCGGGCCGACCAGTTCACCCAGATCGAGACCCTGGTCTTCATGGCCCTCTTCGAGCGGGCGCACGCCGTGTTCTGCCGACGTCTGGCCGAGCAGATCGACGAGCCCGTGCTCAAGTCACTGGTCGACAAGATCGCCATCGACGAAGAACGCCACGAGCTGTTCTATACGAACCTGGTCCGCTGGTGCCTGGATTACGACAACGCCGAGGCCATCAAAGCGGTGGTCGCGCGGGCGGCCGCATTCGAGGTCATCGGTGCCGATATCGACGCCTACGCCGACAAGGTCTCCGCGGTCGCAGAGGCCGGCATCTTCGGTCCTGACCAGCTGCGCCAGGTGATCTCTGAGGAGATCGTCGCACTGGGTCTGGCCGACGAACCGCAGCTCGCGTCCTACGTCGTCCGCTGA
- a CDS encoding PhoH family protein, whose translation MTSSPVRTYVLDTSVLLSDPWACTRFAEHEVVVPLVVISELEAKRHHHELGWFARQALRMFDDLRLEHGRLDQPIPVGTQGGTLHVELNHSDPNVLPAGFRTDTNDARILTCAANLAAEGKRVTLVSKDIPLRVKAGAVGLPADEYHAQDVVTSGWTGMAELEVSADEIGAMFTDGEIDLATARDLPCHTGVRLLGGSSHALGRVNPDKRVQLVRGDREVFGLRGRSAEQRVALDLLQDESVGIVSLGGKAGTGKSALALCAGLEAVLERRTQRKVVVFRPLYAVGGQELGYLPGSESDKMGPWAQAVFDTLEGLASPAVLEEVLSRGMLEVLPLTHIRGRSLHDSFVIVDEAQSLERNVLLTVLSRLGAGSRVVLTHDVAQRDNLRVGRHDGVAAVIEKLKGHPLFAHITLLRSERSPIAALVTEMLEEISPGALP comes from the coding sequence GTGACAAGTTCTCCGGTTCGGACCTATGTGCTCGATACGTCCGTTCTGCTCTCGGATCCCTGGGCCTGCACCAGGTTCGCCGAACATGAGGTCGTTGTTCCCCTGGTAGTGATCAGTGAGCTGGAGGCCAAACGCCACCACCACGAGCTCGGCTGGTTCGCCCGCCAGGCACTGCGGATGTTCGACGATCTCCGACTGGAGCACGGCCGCCTCGATCAGCCCATTCCCGTTGGGACACAAGGCGGCACATTGCACGTGGAACTCAACCACAGTGACCCCAACGTGCTTCCCGCCGGCTTCCGGACAGACACCAACGACGCCCGCATCCTCACGTGTGCGGCCAATCTGGCGGCCGAGGGCAAGCGAGTCACCTTGGTCAGCAAGGACATTCCGCTGCGCGTCAAGGCTGGCGCCGTCGGTCTGCCCGCTGACGAATACCACGCCCAGGATGTGGTGACCTCGGGGTGGACCGGGATGGCGGAGCTCGAGGTGTCCGCCGACGAGATCGGCGCCATGTTCACCGACGGGGAGATCGACCTGGCTACAGCGCGGGATCTGCCGTGCCACACCGGAGTTCGGCTCCTCGGCGGCAGCTCGCATGCGCTGGGCCGGGTCAATCCCGACAAACGGGTGCAGCTGGTGCGCGGTGACCGCGAGGTGTTCGGGCTGCGCGGACGCTCCGCCGAGCAGCGGGTGGCGCTGGATCTGCTGCAGGACGAATCGGTGGGGATCGTCTCGCTCGGCGGCAAGGCCGGCACCGGCAAGTCGGCACTGGCGCTGTGTGCGGGCCTGGAGGCCGTGCTGGAGCGGCGCACTCAGCGCAAGGTTGTGGTGTTCCGGCCGCTGTACGCGGTTGGCGGCCAGGAACTCGGCTACCTTCCCGGCAGCGAGAGCGACAAGATGGGGCCCTGGGCGCAGGCCGTTTTCGACACGCTGGAAGGGCTGGCCAGCCCGGCGGTGCTCGAAGAGGTGCTCTCGCGAGGAATGCTCGAGGTGCTGCCGCTGACGCACATTCGCGGGCGCTCCCTGCATGATTCGTTCGTGATCGTCGACGAAGCGCAGTCGCTGGAGCGCAACGTCCTGCTGACGGTGTTGTCGAGGTTGGGTGCCGGGTCGCGGGTGGTGCTCACCCACGATGTCGCCCAGCGTGACAACCTGCGGGTGGGTCGGCACGACGGTGTCGCCGCGGTGATCGAGAAGCTCAAGGGTCACCCGTTGTTCGCCCACATCACACTGTTGCGCAGCGAGCGCTCGCCGATTGCGGCGCTGGTCACCGAGATGCTGGAGGAGATCAGCCCCGGCGCCCTGCCCTGA
- a CDS encoding cation:proton antiporter domain-containing protein, with amino-acid sequence MGTETAFVLTLLVLAYAVVSSVVTRWYVAPALIFVVSGVLLGPSGLGVLDIDSDTGTFTVVAQLALTVILFNQAAELDLRSVLRRGHDSFRLIVIGIPLTIGLGVVTAVLVLPEMPLWEAVCLATIVAPAEVVLIEALLEDRRIPERVRHALSVESGCYDGFALAALFAALALASDRAGTPDWGWFLVRTEVLSLGAGAVVGVVGALLISTSYERGWVNDTWSQLATLAVALICFQVGEMFHGSGFVAAFAGGLAAAVVAQRTGAEVPRQVSDAAGHLLELLVFAMFGAAVVITGWRDADWRVVLFAVLAVFVMRVVSVWLALLRTDMPARSRLFIGWFGPRGIGTLVLGLLVVQEGAIEQADLITQTVVVTVTLSLLTHSLTAPLGIRLVQRDRLMQH; translated from the coding sequence ATGGGCACCGAAACCGCATTCGTGCTGACCCTGCTGGTGTTGGCCTACGCAGTGGTCTCCAGCGTGGTGACCCGCTGGTATGTGGCCCCGGCGCTGATCTTCGTGGTGTCCGGGGTGCTGCTCGGGCCGTCGGGTCTGGGTGTTCTCGACATCGATTCTGACACCGGCACCTTCACCGTTGTGGCGCAGCTGGCGCTCACGGTGATCCTGTTCAACCAGGCCGCCGAACTGGACCTGCGCTCAGTGTTGCGCCGCGGCCACGACAGCTTCCGGCTGATCGTCATCGGCATCCCGCTCACGATCGGGCTCGGCGTGGTGACAGCGGTGTTGGTGCTGCCCGAGATGCCGCTGTGGGAGGCAGTCTGCCTGGCGACGATCGTCGCACCGGCGGAGGTCGTGCTGATCGAGGCGCTGCTCGAAGACCGTCGGATACCCGAACGCGTCCGTCATGCGTTGTCGGTGGAAAGCGGCTGTTACGACGGGTTCGCCCTGGCCGCCTTGTTCGCCGCTTTGGCGCTGGCCTCGGATCGTGCCGGGACCCCCGATTGGGGCTGGTTCCTGGTCCGCACCGAGGTGCTATCGCTGGGCGCCGGTGCCGTTGTCGGCGTTGTGGGGGCGCTGCTGATCTCGACGTCCTACGAGCGCGGGTGGGTCAACGACACCTGGTCGCAGCTGGCGACGTTGGCGGTGGCGCTGATCTGCTTCCAGGTGGGGGAGATGTTCCACGGCAGCGGGTTCGTCGCAGCATTCGCCGGCGGTCTGGCCGCCGCAGTGGTGGCCCAGCGAACCGGAGCCGAAGTGCCGCGGCAGGTGTCCGACGCTGCCGGCCACCTGCTGGAGTTGTTGGTATTCGCCATGTTCGGCGCCGCCGTGGTGATCACCGGGTGGCGCGACGCGGACTGGCGGGTGGTGCTGTTCGCAGTGCTGGCGGTTTTTGTGATGCGGGTGGTCTCGGTGTGGCTGGCACTTCTGCGTACGGACATGCCCGCCCGCAGCCGGCTGTTCATCGGATGGTTCGGGCCACGGGGCATCGGGACGCTGGTGCTCGGTCTGTTGGTGGTGCAGGAGGGTGCCATCGAGCAGGCCGATCTGATCACCCAGACGGTGGTGGTCACTGTGACCCTCAGCCTGCTGACGCACAGCCTGACGGCGCCGCTGGGTATTCGGCTCGTCCAGCGCGATCGACTGATGCAACATTGA
- a CDS encoding DUF732 domain-containing protein, whose translation MRSASWVLGGAVAAIACAGAISVAPTAGADQIGYLVNVTVKPGYNFPNADAALGYGYSLCDRIRAGEAYPALAASIRQNFRTDEYGASYLLSQATQELCPAQIWALRQSAGGYRPQP comes from the coding sequence ATGAGATCAGCTTCGTGGGTGCTGGGTGGGGCAGTGGCGGCGATCGCGTGTGCCGGTGCGATCAGTGTGGCCCCGACAGCCGGAGCTGATCAGATCGGCTACCTGGTCAATGTGACGGTGAAGCCGGGCTACAACTTCCCCAATGCCGACGCGGCACTGGGCTACGGCTACAGCCTGTGTGATCGGATCCGTGCGGGTGAGGCGTATCCGGCGCTGGCCGCGTCGATCCGGCAGAATTTCCGCACCGACGAGTACGGGGCGTCGTACCTGCTGAGCCAGGCCACCCAGGAACTGTGCCCGGCCCAGATCTGGGCGCTGCGCCAGTCAGCCGGCGGTTACCGACCCCAGCCCTAG
- a CDS encoding class II fumarate hydratase → MTNSDSAVENTAGDYRIEHDTMGEVRVPARALWRAQTQRAVENFPISGRGLERTQIRALGLLKGACAQVNKDLGLLDAEKADAIIAAAGEIADGLHDDQFPIDVFQTGSGTSSNMNANEVIASICAANGVTVHPNDHVNMSQSSNDTFPTATHIAATEAAVRQLIPALEVLHESLASKARQWRTVVKSGRTHLMDAVPVTLGQEFSGYARQVQAGIERVRGCLPRLGELAIGGTAVGTGLNAPDGFGAKVVQVLVNETGLAELRTAENSFEAQAARDGLVEASGALKTIAVSLTKIANDIRWMGSGPLTGLGEIQLPDLQPGSSIMPGKVNPVIPEAVTQVAAQVIGNDAAVTVGGLSGAFELNVYIPMMARNILESFTLLANVSKLFAGRCIDGLVANEKHLQELAESSPSIVTPLNSAIGYEEAAAVAKEALKERKTIRQTVIDRGLIGDKLSEAELDKRLDVLAMAKVRDGE, encoded by the coding sequence ATGACCAACTCCGACAGTGCTGTCGAGAACACCGCTGGGGACTACCGGATCGAACACGACACCATGGGCGAGGTCCGGGTGCCGGCCCGGGCGTTGTGGCGCGCGCAGACGCAACGCGCCGTGGAGAACTTCCCCATCTCGGGACGCGGCCTGGAGCGCACCCAGATCCGGGCCCTCGGGCTGCTCAAGGGTGCCTGCGCTCAGGTGAACAAGGACCTGGGCCTGCTGGACGCCGAGAAGGCCGACGCCATCATCGCCGCCGCCGGCGAGATCGCCGACGGGCTGCATGACGACCAGTTCCCCATCGACGTGTTCCAGACCGGCTCGGGCACCAGCTCCAATATGAACGCCAACGAGGTGATCGCCTCGATCTGCGCGGCCAACGGCGTGACGGTGCACCCCAACGACCATGTGAACATGTCGCAGTCCTCCAATGACACGTTCCCGACGGCCACTCACATTGCGGCTACCGAAGCTGCTGTGCGCCAATTAATTCCGGCGCTGGAGGTGCTGCATGAATCACTGGCGAGCAAAGCGCGCCAGTGGCGGACCGTCGTGAAGTCCGGCCGCACCCACCTGATGGATGCGGTGCCGGTGACCCTGGGCCAGGAGTTCAGCGGCTATGCCCGTCAGGTGCAGGCCGGAATCGAACGGGTACGCGGGTGCCTTCCCCGGCTCGGCGAGCTCGCGATCGGCGGCACTGCCGTCGGCACCGGCCTCAACGCTCCGGACGGGTTCGGCGCCAAGGTGGTCCAGGTGCTGGTCAATGAGACGGGCCTGGCCGAATTGCGTACTGCGGAGAACTCTTTCGAGGCCCAGGCCGCCCGCGACGGGCTGGTCGAGGCCTCGGGTGCGCTCAAGACCATCGCGGTGTCGCTGACCAAGATCGCCAACGACATCCGCTGGATGGGCTCCGGCCCGCTGACCGGTCTGGGTGAGATCCAGCTGCCGGACCTGCAGCCGGGCAGCTCGATCATGCCGGGCAAGGTCAATCCGGTGATCCCCGAGGCCGTCACCCAGGTCGCGGCTCAGGTCATCGGCAACGACGCGGCGGTGACGGTCGGAGGCCTTTCGGGCGCCTTCGAACTCAACGTCTACATCCCGATGATGGCCCGCAACATCCTGGAGTCGTTCACGCTGCTGGCCAACGTGAGCAAGCTGTTCGCCGGCCGGTGCATCGACGGCCTGGTGGCCAACGAGAAGCACCTGCAGGAGCTCGCCGAGTCCTCGCCGTCGATCGTGACGCCGCTGAACTCCGCGATCGGTTATGAAGAGGCCGCCGCGGTGGCCAAGGAAGCGCTCAAGGAACGCAAGACGATCCGGCAGACCGTGATCGACCGCGGGCTGATCGGCGACAAGCTCTCCGAAGCGGAGCTGGACAAGCGCCTCGACGTCCTTGCGATGGCGAAGGTGCGCGACGGCGAGTGA
- the glpX gene encoding class II fructose-bisphosphatase produces MTTPPEQPARRREAPDRNLALELVRVTEAGAMAAGRWVGRGDKEGGDGAAVDAMRELVNSVSMRGVVVIGEGEKDNAPMLYNGEEVGNGDGPDCDFAVDPVDGTTLMSKGMPNAISVLAVADRGAMFDPSAVFYMNKIAVGPDCVDVIDITAPIGENIRRVAKVRKSAVNDITVCVLDRPRHAQLVADVREAGARIRLISDGDVAGAISACRPESGTDMLAGIGGTPEGIIAAAAIRCMGGAIQAQLAPTDDDERQKAIDRGYDLDQILMTEDLVSGDNVFFSATGVTDGDLLKGARFYGGGCTTQSIVMRSKSGTVRMIEAYHRLSKLNEYSAVNFTGDLTAAHPLP; encoded by the coding sequence ATGACCACACCGCCTGAGCAGCCCGCCCGCCGCCGCGAAGCCCCCGACCGCAACCTCGCACTCGAACTCGTACGGGTCACCGAGGCCGGCGCCATGGCCGCGGGCCGTTGGGTGGGCCGGGGAGACAAGGAAGGCGGCGACGGAGCGGCCGTCGACGCCATGCGTGAGCTGGTCAATTCGGTCTCGATGCGCGGCGTCGTGGTGATCGGCGAAGGCGAGAAGGACAACGCGCCGATGCTCTACAACGGCGAGGAGGTCGGCAACGGCGACGGGCCCGACTGCGACTTCGCCGTCGACCCGGTGGACGGAACCACCCTGATGAGCAAGGGCATGCCCAATGCCATCTCGGTGCTCGCGGTCGCCGACCGAGGCGCCATGTTCGACCCGTCGGCGGTGTTCTACATGAACAAGATCGCCGTGGGCCCCGACTGCGTCGACGTCATCGACATCACCGCACCGATCGGCGAGAACATCCGGCGGGTGGCCAAGGTGCGCAAATCGGCGGTGAACGACATCACGGTGTGTGTGCTCGACCGCCCCCGGCATGCCCAACTGGTCGCCGATGTCCGCGAAGCCGGCGCCCGGATCCGGCTGATCTCCGACGGCGACGTCGCCGGCGCCATTTCCGCCTGCCGTCCCGAGTCCGGCACTGACATGCTCGCCGGGATCGGCGGCACGCCAGAGGGCATCATCGCCGCCGCCGCGATCCGCTGCATGGGTGGCGCGATCCAGGCTCAGCTCGCCCCCACCGACGACGACGAGCGTCAGAAGGCGATCGACCGTGGCTACGACCTGGATCAGATCCTGATGACCGAGGACCTGGTTTCCGGTGACAACGTGTTCTTCTCCGCCACCGGCGTCACCGACGGCGACCTGCTCAAGGGTGCCCGCTTCTACGGCGGCGGTTGCACCACCCAGTCGATCGTGATGCGCTCGAAGTCCGGCACCGTGCGGATGATCGAGGCCTACCACCGCCTGTCCAAGCTCAACGAATATTCCGCGGTGAACTTCACCGGGGATCTCACCGCCGCCCACCCATTGCCATAA
- a CDS encoding DUF4245 domain-containing protein, which produces MSTQPPQTPGGVEPGVPMPKEAKPRLLQDGRDMFWSMAPLVVGCILLAGMLGMCSFQPSGPSRGTIPTYDVEGALGSDAETLGFPIRMPVLPQGWRANSGRRDGLDGARTDPVTGQPTRALISNVGYVTPDTRFMSLTQSNADEDALVRSIAAGAYPTGTVNVGGRQWVVYEGTSEDGPGEPVWTTRIGSTQLAITGGGSTEDFQTLANATQTQPPLPAD; this is translated from the coding sequence ATGAGTACGCAACCGCCGCAGACACCGGGTGGTGTCGAGCCGGGCGTGCCGATGCCGAAAGAGGCCAAGCCACGGTTGCTCCAGGACGGGCGCGACATGTTCTGGTCGATGGCGCCTCTGGTGGTCGGTTGCATCCTGCTCGCCGGAATGCTGGGGATGTGCTCGTTCCAGCCGAGCGGGCCCTCCCGGGGGACGATCCCCACCTACGACGTCGAGGGTGCACTCGGCTCGGATGCCGAGACGCTGGGCTTCCCGATCCGGATGCCGGTACTGCCGCAGGGTTGGCGGGCCAACTCGGGGCGTCGTGACGGCCTGGACGGGGCCCGCACCGACCCGGTGACGGGCCAGCCGACGCGGGCGTTGATCTCCAACGTCGGCTACGTGACCCCGGACACCAGGTTCATGAGCCTGACCCAGAGCAACGCCGACGAGGACGCCCTGGTGCGCTCCATCGCAGCAGGCGCGTACCCGACCGGAACTGTCAACGTCGGTGGCCGGCAGTGGGTGGTCTATGAAGGCACCTCCGAAGACGGCCCTGGCGAACCGGTGTGGACGACCCGGATCGGCAGCACCCAGCTCGCCATCACCGGTGGCGGGTCCACCGAGGATTTCCAGACGCTGGCCAACGCCACCCAGACCCAGCCGCCGCTACCGGCGGACTAG
- a CDS encoding dienelactone hydrolase family protein, translating to MTALEADLVGWSCAPFTGGGYTHDVYRKGAGPGVVLIPEMPGLHPGVLALGNHLVDNGFTVAAPSMFGTPGASALGPSALPALVRGCIAKEFAAFATNKQRPVAMFLRALARDLNAQTPGKGVGVIGQCFTGGFALAAAVDDSVLAPVISQPSLPLPLTPRQRRDAGVSEDELKIIEKRAADEGLCALGLRFSADRMSPAERFVTLKQRLGDAFEVIEIDSGPGNPDGLSRMAHSVLTDQVREVDGHPAFEARKRVVEFLTERLAG from the coding sequence ATGACCGCACTCGAGGCCGACCTGGTGGGGTGGAGCTGCGCGCCGTTCACCGGCGGCGGCTACACCCATGACGTCTACCGCAAGGGTGCGGGGCCGGGAGTGGTGCTCATCCCCGAGATGCCCGGGCTGCACCCGGGTGTTCTGGCGTTGGGCAATCATCTGGTCGACAACGGTTTCACCGTGGCGGCGCCGTCGATGTTCGGGACCCCGGGTGCGTCCGCGCTGGGGCCGTCGGCGCTCCCGGCATTGGTGCGAGGGTGCATCGCCAAGGAGTTCGCGGCGTTCGCCACCAACAAGCAGCGGCCGGTGGCGATGTTCTTGCGGGCGTTGGCACGCGATCTCAACGCCCAGACGCCGGGCAAAGGTGTCGGGGTGATCGGGCAGTGCTTCACCGGTGGGTTCGCGTTGGCCGCCGCAGTCGATGACAGCGTGCTGGCCCCGGTGATCAGCCAGCCGTCCCTGCCGCTGCCCCTGACGCCGCGGCAACGCCGCGACGCGGGTGTCTCCGAGGACGAGCTCAAGATCATCGAGAAACGGGCCGCAGACGAAGGTCTGTGCGCCCTGGGTCTGCGGTTCAGCGCGGACCGGATGTCGCCGGCAGAGCGCTTCGTCACCCTCAAGCAGCGCCTCGGTGATGCCTTCGAAGTGATCGAGATCGACTCCGGCCCCGGTAATCCTGACGGGCTGAGCCGGATGGCGCATTCGGTGTTGACCGATCAGGTGCGCGAGGTCG